In Hippocampus zosterae strain Florida chromosome 21, ASM2543408v3, whole genome shotgun sequence, the genomic window GCAGCGGCGCTTATCAGGCCGCAGCATCTGTCGCCGTGTCAGCCGATGAGATGGAGCGGCGGGCGCGGCCCTGGCGCGGGCGCTCGCCTCAGACGGCTCCTTGCACGCGGCCGAGGGAGGTGTGCAAACAAACGGCGGCCGATAGTGTCCGTGCTTGTCACCATCGCTCACCGCCGCCATCTATCTGTCCGAGACGCCCcgaaaagcaccccccccccctcagggcACTTCTTGTGGATTTTGATTGCAAATCCATACACACGGGCACACACAAACCGACTTTTTGAGGTAGCGTTGTGCAATGTGAGCAACATTTCAGACCTTTTTGGTGTCTCTTGGTGATGTCATCGCTAGCATTATTTGTGACTGTTTGTATTACGGACTCGCGCTGCACAAAAATGTCCTGAAATTACAGCCGCGATTGTTAAATGTCATCCTCATGTGTGTGCCATAGGTGACCCCTCCCCACCATCGCTCCAAGGGCTCCCCCTCTGCGGCGGAGGCGCCCGGCTGGCCACGCCATGAGCGACAGGCGAAGAGGAGGCCGGAGAGTGGATGAGATCAAATGGAAAGATAAGCCAGGAGGAGAAATGGGGAAGTGGATggattgggggggcgggggggctcagTGAGGGTGGGGGAGGAAGAGTGATGTTGTTGATAGGAAACGGGAGAGGaaggtggcggccattttcttcCTGCCGCTATCAGCGGACGTATGTTACCGTGACAACACGGAGACATCCACAATAGTTTAGCGACTTTGTCATGTTGACGCAAAGAAAGAGCCGGAATGGCCGCCATGACAAAACGGCGCCTCCGTTTTGTGACTTggctttttttcacaaaattcacaaaattGACACACTGTCACGCCAAGTAAAACGTCGCATTGCGGATCGATGGCATCCAAAGTCCAACTCCAGCTAGGATGTCGCCTAATGGACCGAGCCAGATCTAATCACGTCCTCTCCAGCTTTCTGTGGACCGACAATATTTGGCGCGACATGAAATTTCATCCGCCGAGCAGCGCCGCGCGTGCGCCGTCCGTGCGATGACTCGCTCAATAATTCACTAGCTTGCTTCGGCCACACGCCGGGCGGCCATGTCAGTTAAACCCAACACGAGGATGTGCAAGGGTACGATTCACCAGGATTTTATTTGCCGGACTACAATCTAGAAGTGATTTTCTCAGCACCCCTATGTGTCAGAccccgagagagagaaaaacctgGAGCCGTCCGTCCCTGCTCGCTGGACCGGTGCGGATTCAAAGCCTCGGCCGGCGCTGAGAATCGATAAGTGGGTCCGAGACGGAGACCCGCGCGGTGCGGTCCGGTCGGGTCCTGCCCTCATTAATGTGCTGAATGCGATTAGCAGCTTATCAGAAGGACGGCAGGAGCCGCCCTCCATATCTCCACGGGCTTCCTGCGATGCCAGCGACAGAGTGGAACAGTAATGGCCGCTTGACGGACAACATCGATACGGATCCAGTTCGttaacattgaaaacaaaaagggaaTAGATAGAAATAGATGTGACTACGAAAAAGTTTCACTCAATCAGCACACCGCAACAAAGGCCCACCGCGGCCCTCGCTCACCCACGAGCAGACGTTCAAGTCGAACAGCCATTTAGCGGTGCGACGGGGCCCTCGTGCGGACAAATTGTAGTACTGCATCGGGACTTTGAGGCCTCGGTGACATCAAATGGGAAACTGATGCTTTGAGTCATTGCTAGTCGAATGGTTTGCGAAACATTTCCCTCTACAATGTTTCCTTCTTGCGTCCAATCCAAACACGGCAACCTCGGACTTTTCCTTGCAAATATATGCCACGAGACTAGAACATGAGACATGTTTTACTTTTACACGGTCACTGATTGTGACTTTTCTTTCCGAGAAGGTCAATGATTCCCTCGGTTGTTCCGACTCACTGAGTGTACTCTTGATGACATGTCAGCAGCACACTTGCGAAAGGAACAAGCCGTgcgcatgaaaaataaaataataataataataataataaatcaagagAAGACGTGTATTTTCTTTCGTTTGAGCAACACGCCCTGCAGTGTCGCCAATTTTCTGGCacctttgttgtctttttgccCTCAGGAGGGAACTTTGACCTGCCGTCTCGGAACGATCGGGCTCAACATGATGCGTGCAAAACGTGAAGGCAAGCGTGGCGAAAAAAACCCGAAGGAGCCTCAGAGCTCCAAAGGGCAGCAACGTAGGCGTGCACACCGCCATTTCCTGTGTAAGTACGACGAATCGGATCTGGTTTTGACCGTTTGGTCTTCTCTTTTGCTTTTTGGAGGACCTGTTCCGGGGAGGTTTAACCGTTGATTGAGAGACGCAGACGATCACTTGTTACATTACGTCGCATTCGTCCGTAAGTGTCGTTATTTCCTCGAGAAGCTTGAAATCATTTGTCGTTTCAATCGCATCAACCGTCCAACATTTTCATGACGACTTTAGCTTATACTTGATTTTCAGTCCTTTAGCCAAGAAATTCGATGTATTTTCCTTCCTCGAGATGTCTCGTAACTTGTGCAAACAGCCCCCGGGTCATGCCAAGCGCCTACTCGCAGGTTACAGTGaacttttgatttgattttgagtGCGTTCTGTAACACAAATTGATTTAAGATGCGCTCCTCtccgtatttttttaatgtgattacGAACAACAAATGACAGATCGGTATGATTGAAGGCTGTATGTAGACAAACAGACGCTTTATTTTGCTCTTTGCCTCCCAATACTTTTGGGGCATGTGTGttgacgtcttttttttttgtctactttGTCCCGAAGAGCATGGGGAGCtgattttgttgttcttcaagTTCCGGTCTTAACTTTCGGACGCACGCGCCGTGAAGGACGCTCTTTACGTGAGGCCATTGAACTCAGCGTGACCTTCGTGACGTAATCAATATGCGGCACACATGCGTCTCGTTTTGATGACCTCGCGTGACAACTTTCGCTCAATGTTCAGAAATGGTTGTTTCTTTGAAACTGCAGCCAGGTGAAGTATTTTAAGCGCCCGATTTTCACCACGGTAGCCCGACCGATGTTTTAAACTGACCGCGTAAACTTTACGCGACTTTTACGTCCAGTAGTGAGAGGAAAAGGTGAGTTTGAGAATAATTTCAGCGTATTGTTCGTGTGGACAGGATGATGATTGACGTGTGTGATGATTCCAGCCagatgtgtgtttattttacgcTGTTATGTTTATTTTAGGAGTGTTAAGGAAAGCAGGTTTTTCCTCGTACTTTCACTCCGTCATCTTTTTCAGGGATCCTTGAAAGTATGGAACTCGCCATAACATTTGATTTAATACATTTCCGGGTTTGGAAAcgaatgcagtaaaaaaaaacaacaatcatgtATTAGTTTTAGTCCCCCGTCCCCTCTGTCTCTTGACTGTATTTATTCCTTTATCCTGAAAAGTAATGAATACTTCTCCCCCGCAGACCGTCGTCCTTCATGTCCCAGGCCACCCCGCCAGCCATTCTTTCCGTTGCGCCCACGCGAGCCCTGATGGACGAGGCCATCGGGGTGCGGGTGGACAAtctgcctcccggagctccggTGACCCTGCGCTGTCTGCATCACTCGGAGGACAAGGATTACTGGGAGGCGTACGGGCACTACGTCAGCGACGCCGCAGGAGTCGTGTCCGGTAACTAAAACGTCCCGAGAATGCAAACGTCTCCGCTGGCAACGGCGCCATCAAAACATGAGCTTCCTTCGCCGTTTTTGTTTCTTCCAGTCGCGGACGATGCGAGCGTAGGAGGAACTTACCGTGGAAAAGAAGCGATGGGTTTGCTGTGGAGCATGCGGCCCGTACCCGGGAGCCGCACGGGCCTCAGGTACACGCGACAACGCCGGTCAACTTTGACCCCATTGCAAGGTTTTCCTCACTTGCTGGCAGGCTGCGGAAGCGTAACGTGCGCACCCCCATGCTCTTCACCATCTCCGTGTACGGCGGCCACGTCAGCCGCGACTTCGGCAGCCGACGCCCGCTGGCAGAGGAGCTCACCGAGAGGTGGTACATGGCCCCGGGGGTCCGCAGGCTGGAGCTCAAGGACCGAGGCGTTCGAGGGACCCTCTTCATCCCGTCAGGTGGGGACACGTTCAAATGGAGAGACCGGCGCGTCACTGTCGACGGGTGACGGGAAGTCGAGCGTTGTGCCCACTTCAGGTCCGGGACCCTTCCCGGGGCTGCTGGACAtgtgggggggcggcgggggcctGCTGGAGTATCGCTCGGCCTTGCTGGCGTCGCACGGTTACGTTTCCTTGGCGCTCGAGTATTTTACACCCGGCGAGCTGGCGAGCGGCGATCTGGAGCTCAAGTACTTTGAGGcgagcgcacgcacgcacgcacggcaCGTCGTTGAAATCACGCGGCAAAACATTTTCTGCAGaacaacaaaaggaaaatggatggctgaaaAAATGGCCACATGTGCATGTCTTATTTTTCAACGCAACAATGTCGGAAAGATGCTCAGTATGTGATTTTTTCCTGTCAGGCGGCCTTTGAGCTGATCCAACAGCATCCCGCCGTTGTTGCTGACAAGGTGGGAATTTTTGGCCTTTCCTTGGGCGGCATGGTGGCCATCCACATGGCGGCCGAGAGCACCGTTGTCAAGGTAAGCGTACGCGTGCCCCAGTGCCCACTTGTACTTTTTCATCCGTCAACCATTTTCTTGCCTCATTTGTCTCTCGGAGGCCGGCCATTGGGGATCGTCTTCAGCTTTCTCACAACTCAAATGAGGACAAAGAAAATGGAGGACGAGACACGCTTGAccttgtttcttcttcttccttctcaGCCTGCCTGTTGCATTTGCATCAGCGGCAGCCATCTTTACCGACGCGACCAACCCAGGTGGAATGTCCAGCAGCCGAGGTTGGAGTAGGTCGTCTGCTTCGCACGCATTTTCCAGCCAATATTTTGAAGTTTATCGACTTAAATTGATCAACCATTTTTTACCcatctccacttttttttttttttttttttttgccgcgacATCAGGAGCGATCGCAAGGTGCACGTGGACGAGGAACAGAACGTGATCTTGCGAGACATCAACCTGCCCATCTCCAGCGACCTGTCGGGAAAAACGGACGTAAGTTTGCGTCGGAGACGGAACGGAACGTTCACTCGCCGCTTGTCcaaagtcgtcgtcgtcgtggtggCAACGAGCCGCGCCGTgaactcccttttttttttttttttttttgggtggcgtTGTCGTGCTTACCAGGTGAGGAGAATAAACTGTCCTCTCATGTTGGTCATCGGCCAGGACGACCAGAATCATCCGACTGCGCTGTATGCCGAGGATGTGAGTGCACACGTGCGGTGCGCCTGGTTTTCGTTTTTATTCGTGCTGATGAAAGGTTggtttgacttttttaaaatttgaacagATGGAGCGGATGATGCGTTCGGTGGGCAAGGAGCACCTGCTGACCCGCCTGGAGTATCCCGACGCGGGACACCTGATCGAGCCGCCGTACTCGCCTCACTTCCGAGCCACCAACTTCATGTGGCACTCCAAGAAGGCCAAAGGTGGGTCGGGCCGGGCCCCCGTCGGCCAGACGAAACGGGGGCGTTTGAAATTCCTCTTCAATACAATGACATGGTCATGGGAGGCAGGTCAAAGATTCATTGCAACTTCAAGGTGCACGACAACCGAATTGTACTTTCAAAACCAGCTAAAAGTGCCCCCTGACATGAGGTGATTTCATGTCTTTGTTGCTTCACGGCGCACAAggtgttggggaggggggcacgCTTTGAGAGCGACTTTTGTGCTGTGTGCCCAGTCACCATGCTGTGGGGAGGTCAGCCCAAAAGCCACTCGGACGCCCAGGAGGACTCGTGGAAGAAGATGTTGGCCTTTCTGCGCCAGCATCTCTACTCGCCGCACCTTCCAAGAGCCAGGATGTGAAGTCCCGGGTGGCGTCCTTTCCTCTCTCGTATGGACACGCGCTTGTTGTGCTTGGACACGCCCCCGCCCCAACGAGGTACGCCTGAACGCAGCGTTGGCGCCATGTGCTAATTTAGCCGCAAACTTGACAATGACAACCCAAATAATAAACGTCTTCACTGGACGTCGTTGATCCCGATAACGCATTTGATTGATTATATTTGAAATACATCCATTTTGATACTTGATCACGTGAACACAAGTCTTGAGTCCTCAATGGAGTTTGCGCCTTGACAAGAAGTTTTTAAGATGCTGTCTTTCAAACACTGAGAATGTACACACCGTGTTGTGGTCAGAATTCACTGTCGCAAAAATAAAGCAACTTccagttcacttttttttttttggagtgcatGACAGAGCGAGAGTGGAGCTTATGAAGAATTGTTTTCTGGCCATGAAATAGGTTCTACGTGCCGACAAAATACAAATTCCGAACATCGCCATTCAAGAGCACAGGTGAGCGTTGCGAGATGAAAGAAATGCGTGAAGCGTTGCTGTCAATGGATGCGGTTCGGTAAGTCTCCGCCAGAGGGAGACATGGCGCCATTCGCTCGAGCATTAATCCCGTTGGTGCTTCACTTTCCAGTTGGAATGCGCCAGTGGAGCAACACCACGGGAACATTGTTGTGTTGCGGTTGCACATCTTCAACGTGGCAGCATGCAAAAAATGTCCTGTAGTCCGACCGCCCTCGCCCGCGTGCGCGCGCGGTTACTGAGAGCAACTGTGAAGGGGAGCTTTGTGAGGCCATAAAAGCTGACTTGTTCTGGGCAGTGGGGGGAAAAGGAAACGCGCGCGCGCAGCATGAAGGTTGTTTGTCAAAGGGGACACTCGGCTCTTTTGTGCAACCGCACGCACGCTTATACACTCCCACCAAATGTTTCAGGTGTGACAAGAAATGCTCTGCTGAGCCGCAAAGACTCCAGATCTAGGGCAGAGGGGCTCTTTTGTAACCTCTTACTGTGtaatgttgttggtttttttatgATAACATTGGTACATTGCCTCTGAAATATAAATTTAAATATGACTTGCACATGAAATTGCTTCCTTGTCCAAAATGACTAAAGAACGTCATTTGGTAGAAAGTTGGTCAAAAGTGATACGAGTGACGTCACCAAAATATTATTTCGAAGGGTCTCGGTACATTTGCATTTGCGAGGTTCCAAAAAAGCGAGCTGCCCTCAAATGGCCAGTGGAGAGTCCCTGAGGTGAGACAAgcacgcgcgcgcgtgtatTTTACAAGCTGCAGCAAACCAGCTGCGGTTGAGCGCTTCCGAAGAGAGTCGAAGAAAGCCGAGCGTCTCCGAGCCCGCGGCACGCCCTCAAACGGCAAGATGCTCTCCGCGCCCGTCCGTCCGCTCGTCACTTTGTCACTTGGTCAGTTTGTCAgctgaggaagaagaagaagaacaacaacgaGATGACGGCTTTGAGCAGCTGGGAGCTTTGCGTCAAGTACGCCCTCTTCGTCTTCAACTTTATCTTCTGGGTGAGTGAAAATATTCAATCGGGCTGGTTTCTCATCATCCGGAGCAAAAATCACCCTTGGCAATTGTCATTCACACTCGGATGACGCAGATATGTTTGCATCCAATACTCCTTTACTCGCCGTTGATGTGATTTGTATGCATAGTATGCAAGTTTGCGCTGTTCCAGCAATTCCATGattcatactttttttctttaaaaattaagattaagatatcctttatttgtcccacactggggaaatttacagcctacggCAGCAATTGAAATGCTAGTATGATTTTGTACATGACTCGTGGTGTCAGTGCGCGTTTTTCTGCACTTACGAGTCATTCGGAAAAGAGTCTCGTTCCAGCATAACGACGTCCAAGCAACAAGTCTAGACGCGACTTGAAGGGTGTAATTGCTACAGATGTCCACTAGACGGTGCCAATTGTCTTGAAATGTCATCCAGTTGTACGGTATTTATTAAGTGGGCGTCGCCGTGTTGTTATTGCAATTG contains:
- the LOC127593969 gene encoding peroxisomal succinyl-coenzyme A thioesterase-like isoform X1, which encodes MSQATPPAILSVAPTRALMDEAIGVRVDNLPPGAPVTLRCLHHSEDKDYWEAYGHYVSDAAGVVSVADDASVGGTYRGKEAMGLLWSMRPVPGSRTGLRLRKRNVRTPMLFTISVYGGHVSRDFGSRRPLAEELTERWYMAPGVRRLELKDRGVRGTLFIPSGPGPFPGLLDMWGGGGGLLEYRSALLASHGYVSLALEYFTPGELASGDLELKYFEAAFELIQQHPAVVADKVGIFGLSLGGMVAIHMAAESTVVKPACCICISGSHLYRRDQPRWNVQQPRLESDRKVHVDEEQNVILRDINLPISSDLSGKTDVRRINCPLMLVIGQDDQNHPTALYAEDMERMMRSVGKEHLLTRLEYPDAGHLIEPPYSPHFRATNFMWHSKKAKVTMLWGGQPKSHSDAQEDSWKKMLAFLRQHLYSPHLPRARM
- the LOC127593969 gene encoding peroxisomal succinyl-coenzyme A thioesterase-like isoform X2; its protein translation is MSQATPPAILSVAPTRALMDEAIGVRVDNLPPGAPVTLRCLHHSEDKDYWEAYGHYVSDAAGVVSVADDASVGGTYRGKEAMGLLWSMRPVPGSRTGLRLRKRNVRTPMLFTISVYGGHVSRDFGSRRPLAEELTERWYMAPGVRRLELKDRGVRGTLFIPSGPGPFPGLLDMWGGGGGLLEYRSALLASHGYVSLALEYFTPGELASGDLELKYFEAAFELIQQHPAVVADKVGIFGLSLGGMVAIHMAAESTVVKPACCICISGSHLYRRDQPRWNVQQPRSDRKVHVDEEQNVILRDINLPISSDLSGKTDVRRINCPLMLVIGQDDQNHPTALYAEDMERMMRSVGKEHLLTRLEYPDAGHLIEPPYSPHFRATNFMWHSKKAKVTMLWGGQPKSHSDAQEDSWKKMLAFLRQHLYSPHLPRARM